Part of the Streptomyces sp. NBC_01264 genome, TGCCCGGAGAGCACCATCCCGAAGAGGCTGGTGGTGAAGTAGGCGGAGAAGCCGAAGGCGTAGAGCGCGATCCCGTCCAGCTCCCGGGCGGCCACGGGCATAGCGGTCCCGACGGCCGTGGCCTCGAAGGCGATCAGAAAGATGACGGAGATGATCCCGATGCTGAGCGTCCGGTACGCGGGCCCGAGGATCCCGCCCTTCGGGCCGTCGGGTATCGCTTCGACGGGTGCGGCAGCAGCTCGCTGTGGGAGGACGCTCATCGCCCCAGAGTAAGGCTCACACCTCAGTTTCGACCCTGTCATTCCGACCGATCCCACTCCCTCCCCCAGCCCTAGGCCAAAGGTCCCGCCCGCCCCCCTCGCCCCTCCCTCTGCGAACGCGGCATGGCAGTCGCATTGCACGCCCCCCGAACCCCTTCCCCACCCTCCCGCCCCCTCGTACGGTCATACACATCACCACCACCCAGCCGTGTGCCCGAGTGGTTGAGGGACTCGCCTGCAAAGCGAGTTACGCCGGTTCGATTCCGGTCACGGCTTCTGATGGCCCGACCAGCCATAACGAATGGGCGGCACCCCACACGGGGTGCCGCCCATTCGGCTGTTCGTCTCAGTTCCCGTCTCAGTTGGCAGGTACGAGCACGCCGGCCGTGCCGTCGTCGTCCTCATCCGGTCGGTCCGTCTCGGTCTTCCAGATCAGTCCGTCGACCTGCCGCGCCACATCGGTCCGCACCGCGTCGACCATGTGCTGATACCGCGCGGCCATGGCCGTGGTCGACCACCCCATGAGGCCCATGACGGCCCGCTCGGGGACGCCGAGGATAAGCAGCACCGTGGCCGCCGTGTGCCGTGCGTCGTGGAGCCGTCCGTCACGAACCTTCGCTTCCACGAGCAAGGCCTTCCACTCCGCCCAATCCCTCCGGTGCGAGGGGCTGCGCCCGTGCTCGTCGGGGAACACCCACTCCCCTTCTACCCAGCGCTTCCCAACTGCCTGCCGCTCCGCGTCCTGAGCCTTGCGGTGGGCTCGCAGTAGGTCAACGAGCTGTTCCGGGAGACCTACCGCGCGGCGGCCGGCACGCGACTTGGTGACGGAGGTCTCCGGGTTAGTACGCCGCTTCTCCGGGCAGTACCCGGCCTTCCGGCCGCAGGGAGCGCTGCACCCGTGCGCGTACTGCGGGCGGTGGCGACTACGGCGGACCACGAGGAACCCACCTTCGAGGTCTACGTCATCCCACTTCAGGGCAAGTACCTCCCCCTGACGCAGCCCGAGGGCGAGCGCGACGGCCCAGCGCGCCGAATTCCGCTGCCGACCAGAGGCCTCCAGGAGCCGCTGTACCTCTTTAACCGTGTAGGGCTCCGCCTCGTAGT contains:
- a CDS encoding tyrosine-type recombinase/integrase, encoding MTENKRTRQPNGRSSIYLGKDGKWHGRVTVGVRDDGSPDRRHVERKTRAEVTTAVRKLEKEREAKTVRKPGKAMTVKVWLTHWIENVAPLGVNDNTMVGYGVAVRKHLIPGLGAHRLDRLTPEHIEVFYAKMQANGSKPATAHQVHRTFRTALNEAVRRGHLGKNPVQLAKAPKTGDYEAEPYTVKEVQRLLEASGRQRNSARWAVALALGLRQGEVLALKWDDVDLEGGFLVVRRSRHRPQYAHGCSAPCGRKAGYCPEKRRTNPETSVTKSRAGRRAVGLPEQLVDLLRAHRKAQDAERQAVGKRWVEGEWVFPDEHGRSPSHRRDWAEWKALLVEAKVRDGRLHDARHTAATVLLILGVPERAVMGLMGWSTTAMAARYQHMVDAVRTDVARQVDGLIWKTETDRPDEDDDGTAGVLVPAN